A genomic region of Raphanus sativus cultivar WK10039 chromosome 6, ASM80110v3, whole genome shotgun sequence contains the following coding sequences:
- the LOC108829384 gene encoding uncharacterized protein LOC108829384: MGTEVIRPQNCLVNRMRDSPATIFHHPRRNHPHRKPPLRPDQRRRFGSVDFRTTAKDIVRRRGESFDSFSNIKNRRSNGHEVVSPDDIYAGSSIFVVSPAPSSLPLPSFSRRDADSHVVVVSVDDSASQDLRRLLRLEF, translated from the coding sequence ATGGGAACCGAAGTCATCAGGCCTCAGAACTGTCTGGTTAACCGGATGAGAGATTCTCCGGCGACCATTTTTCACCATCCCCGGAGAAACCATCCTCACCGGAAGCCGCCTCTACGACCTGACCAAAGGAGACGGTTCGGCTCCGTCGACTTCAGAACGACGGCCAAGGACATCGTCAGGAGAAGAGGAGAGTCTTTTGATTCGTTTTCGAACATCAAGAACCGGAGATCTAATGGACATGAAGTAGTGTCTCCCGACGATATCTACGCGGGGTCTTCCATTTTCGTTGTTTCTCCGGCGCCGAGTTCGCTCCCTCTGCCGTCGTTCTCGAGGAGGGATGCGGACAGCCATGTCGTTGTTGTTTCCGTTGATGATTCGGCGTCTCAGGATCTCCGGCGACTTCTCCGGCTTGAGTTTTGA